A window of Solanum stenotomum isolate F172 chromosome 9, ASM1918654v1, whole genome shotgun sequence genomic DNA:
ATCTCACCTCCATCGAATGATTCCACCTTGTTTGGATTGTTGTTACCTATTgtatttattagtttaaatatcatgtttgttttgattgttatttgaattttattgtattgtatcgtttaGATTCATTATTAGTAACAGTTAAaagtttcatttcaatttagTGTAATCACATTATTATCTtaatatttcttcaatttttattatctttattattactagtaattattttttaccctGCCTAAAAAGTAGCACTCGCTTGTATTCTATTTTTCTTGTAGGATTATTACTCAAATTGTACCTTGCATTTTCTTgtagatttataactcaaattcTTAATATGTGACGATACGATTTATCGAAACAATAAACAATACTTAACAGTGTGATTGAGTAGGCAAATATAGAACCCATTGCTGAAATTAGCATTTCTGTTTTTGCTAGTATCATCATCTTAATTCTTATCCAACACGTACCTcaattcctattttatttttaaagaaacatTTGAAACTTGACGTCCACCAATGAAGTTATTCCACGTCATTCGAATGGGTCTCTGTTTTCATTTCCACTTCCGTCCAAAATGATCCAGTATTATTACGATAATACCCTTGTACATTATATTCCTTTCGTGCTCAAAAAGTTGTTCAAATTACCTGAATTGAAACAGGGGcaggaagaaaaaatattaaataaaaatcttgTGTAGAGTGATCCATTGTGAAGATGGAAGGAGGTGCTGCACAGTACAATCCTCGCACTGTAGAAGAAGTTTTTAAGGATTTTACTGGCCGTCGAGCCGGCATGATCAAAGCCCTCACCACTGGTATTTCAATTCTCTCTATCGACAATTTCCTGTTTTGCTGCTTTatatgctcttttttttttttctttctttctggtTTTTGGGATACATTTCatcatttttgtctttcttttgcAGATGTCGAGGATTTTTATCAGCAATGTGACCCTGGTTAGTTAGGGATCTTTACCTTCTTTTTTCGTATACATTTCCGCGTTTGGCTGTATGTTGCTTCTCGAGTGTTTCGCTTATTTTTACCGGATTTCGTTGGTTTTGAGTTTTCATGTAATTTGCTTGCTCTTTTTCAGTACTAATTGATTTTACCCAAGTGATTAGCAAATTTCTACTGTTTCTGATGGCGACCCAAATGGaacctttttttatttgagataataacgcattaattttttcaatcaaatttCGGGTTTTGGGTCAAAGGACAGAagaatgtttttcttttcttttcaattatattatattcaagcaatttactaaaaattaaacttCTGGGTAATCTGTTTTTTTGTTGTGTTGTCCTATGTCCTGTTTATATAGACatggttttctttttgttgcGCGACTTTTAACTGAGATATTGTTTTTACTGGTAAATATCTCTTCCAATTCAAGATTTTAGAGTTTTTTAATAGGGTGTTGGTGTTCTGCTTGCGTCTAGAGCTGTTCATAATGCTTCAAGAACACTTCTGTCTGTAATGTACTGTACCGTGTGCGCAATGTGAATTCATTGTGAGAGGAAAAAACTTTAAATGAAGATTTTTCAGACATATGAGTTGTGGGAGAAATCTCTTATTTTGATTGTTGGTTAAGCTTTCTGCCCCAATTGAAATTGCCATGCACTGGTTGGGTGGACTTGAACTGGAGCTGAGTGAATAGTAACCGTGGTCTTATGTGCTTACTGTATGTCGTCCCTCACAATATGATTCTAGCAATCAATCCCTAGATGTTTTAAGTTTTCATAGCTTGGAAGTTATTGTTCTAACTTCATATAGGGGCTTCATTTTTTAGCTTTGATTGAGCAGGTATTGCGAATGTAGGATCATTTTCTGTCTGGTCCTTTTTTGCTTACTGACCAGCTTTGTTATTGACTTAAGtctcaaaatattaatttaatgtagTCTAGTTCATCATTTCTTGAATTATCATCCAACTTGATAAATTTTGTGACAAAAGATTGAAGCTTGTGCCTGATTTTGTGCTTAAAATACTTTTTGCATAATAAAAATTTTGGTGGCGCCAATGTTTTATTCTGACTTCGCTTTGCTAAGATGTTGTTTCTTATTGAACAAGTGTTTTTCTGATTGTGATTAGTCTTTGTTTACTCTTTTCTTATATTTGGAAACCTTGCAGAAAAGGAAAATCTCTGCCTCTATGGATATCCAAGCGAGCAGTGGGAAGTCAATTTGCCAGCTGAGGAGGTGCCTCCAGAGCTTCCAGAGCCAGCATTAGGTATAAACTTTGCTAGAGATGGGATGCAAGAAAAGGAATGGTTAGCTCTGGTTGCTGTACATAGTGATGCATGGCTACTGTCTGTTTCCTTCTATTTTGGTGCCAGATTCGGCTTTGATAGAGCTGACAGGTAAACTCGATTCTACaacaatataagaaaatagtttCTTggttatttgtacttttaataGGTCACCTTTCAAGTGatttatttgtgtatatatttttttcctttttaatcatATCAGAATTGTATCTTTTGTTCAAATATCTTGCTTTGAATCATAAATAGTTGTGAACAGCCTACAAGCCTTTGCTGTGTCACTTTGTAAAGCATTTTGGAGGGATGCTTATAATTACACCTTGTCAGATGTCAAAGCTTGGAGGAGAATTGTCCCAGCAGGCATCTGTGTAATTTCTTTGATGGAGAAAAACAATTATTTCCTTCGTTTAGAGTCTACCGAGTATGGAAAGTTTCTTCACTTTACTGAATCCTTTTGATCTCTTTAATCTAGGAAACTTCTTTTCAACATGATGAATGATCTGCCAACAATATATGAAGTTGTTACTGGAGTGGCCAAGAAGAAAGTAAAGGATAAATCAACAGTTTCAAATCACAGCAGCAACaagtcaaaatcaaattctAAAGCGGTACTGTTGAAAACCTCTTCAGTCCCCCatccttctctcttctctcaaatAGATGTTTTTTCATGGATAACAGTAGCTGTGCAGTAGTCTTTAACGGATTCCCTTTGGACAGTATTTAGCTGAAAACCTTCAGCTTTAGGACATTGCCACTGAATACTTTCCTCGAAACTTATGTTTGTGAACCTAAGATATGGTCAATGAATCACTAGATGGATCCTCTTTGATTTGAGACATGGTTCAGATTTCAATTATCCACACCCATTTTGAATTATAAATGTGTATGATGACTCTCGACAGCAGTAAGTGGCATATATAGTGATGTTTTGCTATTGTCATAGCAGTTTAATAACATTGAGAGGTAGGAATCAGGAAAGTGAAGCATTTGTATAATGTTCTTCTACAGGGGAAAACTAATCTTTCTGTCCTGTTATAGTATAGGAGTTCAAACGGGCCTCCTAAGTTGATATATTGTTGATTTGtcattttcttatataattgCTTACCTTGGTGTTCGGTGTAAAAACAGAACAGGCTTGCGTCTATGCCTTTCTGGGCAGGTCAGGTTGTGGTTGCCCTGCTTCTAGTTTGAGGAAGGC
This region includes:
- the LOC125876195 gene encoding PHD finger protein ALFIN-LIKE 4-like, which translates into the protein MEGGAAQYNPRTVEEVFKDFTGRRAGMIKALTTDVEDFYQQCDPEKENLCLYGYPSEQWEVNLPAEEVPPELPEPALGINFARDGMQEKEWLALVAVHSDAWLLSVSFYFGARFGFDRADRKLLFNMMNDLPTIYEVVTGVAKKKVKDKSTVSNHSSNKSKSNSKAGKYSKPQVKDEDDGFDEEEEDEHGDTLCGACGENYASDEFWIFCDMCERWFHGNCVKITPAKAEHIKQYKCPSCSNKRIRS